The genomic segment ATATGGACGGCATCGAATTGATCCGGCAGGTCCGCAGTCTGCCGGACTACAAATTCATCCCCATCGTCATGCTGACCACAGAATCCCAGGCTGATAAAAAACAGGCCGGAAAGGATGCCGGAGCCACGGGATGGATTGTGAAACCGTTCAAGCCGGAACAGTTGCTGGCCGTGGTGAAAAAGGTCGTCAGATAGCTTTCGACCATCCGTGCGGCAGCTTCTGTCCGGACGGATCGCGGTGCACGGAGCACCGGTACGGGGGAGGGACGTCATGAGTCGTGAAGAGCAGATGCAGCAGGCCAAAAAGGCCTATTATGAAGAGGCGAACGAGCTTTTAGGGGACCTGGAAGACGCCCTGCTGGAGCTGGAGACCAATCCTGATGACCATGAACTGGTGAACAGGGTATTTCGGTCCATGCACACGATCAAAGGCTCCGGGGCAATGTTTGGCTTTGACGACATCGCCCTGTTTACCCATGAGCTGGAAACCGTCTTCGACCTGGTTCGCAACGACGAGTTACGCATCACCCCGGAACTGCTGGACCTGACTCTCAAATCCCGGGATCTGATTCTGGAGATGCTCCGCCAGGACGGATGCGCCAGTGCTTCGTGTCAGGCCGAGTCCGAACGGATTGTCACCGCGCTACGCGGATACCTGAGCGGCAAGGACTCCCCATCCTCCGGCGATGGTCAAACCGGTGTCCAGGGTCGGGATGCCTCATATCCGAAAGATCAGAAAGACACGGAAACCACGGAAGGCATGACCACTGTTTTCCGTATCCGGTTCAAGCCCGACGCCAGGATTTTTCTGACCGGGACCAACCCGCTGGCATTGCTTGAAGAGTTGGCCGAGTTGGGCACCTGCAAGATTGTGGCTCGCACCGAAGCCATTCCCCCTTTGGGGCAAATGGATCCGGTAAGCTGCTACACGTGGTGGGACATGATTCTGGTGACGTCCCGAGAAAAGGAGGCCATCCAGGATGTGTTCATCTTTGTGGAGGACGATTGTCAGCTGACCATCCAGGAAGTGGAGACGATCCACCCGGAGGACGTTGCTTCAGTTGGCAAGCGTCTGGGCGAAATCCTGGTAGAGCGGGGGGATGTCCGGGCTGAGGACCTGCGGGAGGTGCTCAAGCAGCAGCGCCCGCTGGGCGAGTTGTTGACCCGGGCCGGTCTGGTCACGCCCCAGGGAGTGGAGGCCGCCCTGAGCGAGCAGGAAGTCGTCCGGGAAGCCCGTAGCCCGCGGCCGGAGCACAAGGAGGCCGTGTCCAGCATCCGGGTGGAGGCCGCCAAACTGGACAAGCTTGGGGATCTGGTGGGCGAACTGGTGATTGTCCAGGCCCGGTTGACCCAGTTGGTGACCCAACGTCACGATCCGGCCCTGATCAGCCTTGCCGAGGAGCTGGAACGGCTCAGTGATGAATTGCGGGACAACACCCTGGGTATCCGGATGCTGCCCATTGGCAGCACCTTCAACAAGTTTCTACGGTTGGTGCGGGATCTTTCCAAGGAATTGGGCAAAGAAATCGAACTGGTCACCCAGGGCGGGGAAACCGAACTGGACAAGAATGTCATTGAAAAGCTCAACGACCCGTTGGTCCACCTGTTGCGCAATTCCATCGACCATGGCGTCGAGCTTCCGGAGGCACGCCAGGCCAAGGGCAAGCAACGCAAGGGGCGGATTCTTCTCTCCGCCGAGCATGCCAGCGGAGAGGTGCTGATCAAGATCATCGACGACGGAGCAGGTATCGATCCGGCCAAAGTCCGGGCCAAGGCTTTGGAACGAGGGCTGGTCGGCTCGGATGCCGCCCTCTCGGACGAGGAGGTCTTGCAGTTGGTCTTTTTGCCGGGCTTCTCCACGGCGGAACAGGTCAGCAACATTTCCGGAAGGGGCGTGGGCATGGATGTGGTCAAGCGCGGCATCGACACCCTGCGCGGCACGATCAAGTTGGAGAGCCAGCATGGCAAGGGAACCAGCGTGTTGATCAAGCTGCCGCTGACCCTGGCGATCATTGACGGGCTACAGGTGGAGGTGGCCAAGGAACAATTCGTTATCCCCCTTTCCGCTGTGGAGGAATGTGTCGAACTGGACCGCTTCGGGTCGAATTTCGGTGAAAACGGGGCTATGCTCAACCTGCGAGGGGAGGCTGTGCCCTTCATCCGGTTGCGGAACTGGTTCGACCAGGACGGCGAGTTGCCGGACATTGAGCAGGTGGTGATCGTCACCATCCAGGAACAGCGCATCGGCTTGGCCGTGGACAAGGTCATCGGCCAGCATCAAACCGTGATCAAGAGCCTGGGGCGAGTGTATCGCGAACTGGAGGGTATTTCCGGGGCAACAATCAACGGTGACGGCACCATGGCGTTGATCCTGGATGTTCAGGCTTTGGTCGGCGCGGCGGTGCAAAACGCCGTTCGTCCCGAAGGGTTGGTCGGGGCGTGACGGACGGCGGGAATCAGCGAAGCCGTCAGCGGCCCATCGTTGAATCATGGTAACATCATTGATCGGTGAAGGAAGGCAGCTACCGCGTATGAGTAGTGACGAGATTGCGGTCAAAATGGCCAGGCTGGAGCGGATGTTGGAAAATGCCCAGCAGGAATCCGCGGAAAACGCCAAGGTTCGGGACGAATTCCTGGCCCGGATCAGCCATGAATTGCGAACCCCTCTGAATGCGATCATGGGCATGACCGAGCTGCTTTCCGGGACAAGCCTGGACAAGACCCAGACCTCCTACCTGGCCATGATCGACCAATCCACCTCGCAGTTGTTTCGACTGGTCAACGAGGTGCTGGATTTTTCCCGGCTGCAAATGCAGACCCAAATCCATGAGGCCGTGCCCTTTACGCTTGCCGAGGACATCCTGCCGCGGCTGCATTCCCACCAGCAGAAGGCCGTGGAAAAGGGATTGCATTTTTCCATTCATGTCGACCCGGACATCTCGGGTACCCTGCGGGGATTTCCCGACTGGATCTTAAACGTGGTCGGCTCCTTGTCCGACAATGCCATCAAATTTACGGATTATGGGGAAATACTGGTTCAATTTCTCCGCGGCAGGGACAAGGACGGCAATCCGTGTCTTTGCATTACGGTCACGGATACTGGAATCGGGGTGCCCAAGGAGAGCCAGGAGATCATCTTCAACAAGCTGGTCACCGGCCCGCACTCTCAGCGCTTTGGCGGGCTGGGCATGGGGCTGGCCGTGGTTCGGGAGCTTGTGGGCAAAATGGGCGGCGAAATCATCGTGGACAGCGATTTATATCTGGGCAGCACCTTTGCCGTGGCCTTGCCCCTGCCCGGAATAGAGCCCAAAAAGGCGGCCCCTGCAGAAACTTGGGGGCCGTTCACGATTCTTCTGGTCGAGGATGAGCCGGTCAACAGGTTCATGACCGAACAGCTCCTGATCAAGCATGGGCACCAGGTGCACGCCGTTGAGAACGGCGAACAAGCCCTGGAAGCGCTGGCTATCGAGCGATTTGACTTGGTCCTGATGGACATCTCCATGCCCGTGATGGATGGTCTGGAGGCCACCAGGATCATCCGTTCCGGTGAACGACCGGGGATCAATAAGACCATTCCCATCATCGCCCTGACCGCCATGGTTATGCCCATGGACCGCCAGCGCTGCATTGCCGCGGGCATGGACGCCTTTGTGACTAAACCCGTGGAAAGCAGCAAGCTGGAAACGGTGATGGGCGATGTTTTCGCCTCCCGGAGAGCCTGAAGCACGCTCATTTCCGGCGCGCCGGCCGATGTCGGCTCAGACGGTCCAGACCCTCCAGACGACTCAAACACTCCTGATGCGGCATGAGCAAAATTTTGTTCTCTTGCGGGACGCTTCCCGCGGGGATTGGTTGTGTTTTCGCAGGCCGTTGGAGGTGATTAAGGTTACGGACCTTGGCCGGGTTTGCCCGGCACTGGAGCATATCCAGCGCCTGGCAACCGAGAAAAGGATGCATGCCGCCGGATTCATCTCCTAT from the Desulfonatronum thioautotrophicum genome contains:
- a CDS encoding response regulator, with the translated sequence MSSDEIAVKMARLERMLENAQQESAENAKVRDEFLARISHELRTPLNAIMGMTELLSGTSLDKTQTSYLAMIDQSTSQLFRLVNEVLDFSRLQMQTQIHEAVPFTLAEDILPRLHSHQQKAVEKGLHFSIHVDPDISGTLRGFPDWILNVVGSLSDNAIKFTDYGEILVQFLRGRDKDGNPCLCITVTDTGIGVPKESQEIIFNKLVTGPHSQRFGGLGMGLAVVRELVGKMGGEIIVDSDLYLGSTFAVALPLPGIEPKKAAPAETWGPFTILLVEDEPVNRFMTEQLLIKHGHQVHAVENGEQALEALAIERFDLVLMDISMPVMDGLEATRIIRSGERPGINKTIPIIALTAMVMPMDRQRCIAAGMDAFVTKPVESSKLETVMGDVFASRRA
- a CDS encoding chemotaxis protein CheA, with the translated sequence MSREEQMQQAKKAYYEEANELLGDLEDALLELETNPDDHELVNRVFRSMHTIKGSGAMFGFDDIALFTHELETVFDLVRNDELRITPELLDLTLKSRDLILEMLRQDGCASASCQAESERIVTALRGYLSGKDSPSSGDGQTGVQGRDASYPKDQKDTETTEGMTTVFRIRFKPDARIFLTGTNPLALLEELAELGTCKIVARTEAIPPLGQMDPVSCYTWWDMILVTSREKEAIQDVFIFVEDDCQLTIQEVETIHPEDVASVGKRLGEILVERGDVRAEDLREVLKQQRPLGELLTRAGLVTPQGVEAALSEQEVVREARSPRPEHKEAVSSIRVEAAKLDKLGDLVGELVIVQARLTQLVTQRHDPALISLAEELERLSDELRDNTLGIRMLPIGSTFNKFLRLVRDLSKELGKEIELVTQGGETELDKNVIEKLNDPLVHLLRNSIDHGVELPEARQAKGKQRKGRILLSAEHASGEVLIKIIDDGAGIDPAKVRAKALERGLVGSDAALSDEEVLQLVFLPGFSTAEQVSNISGRGVGMDVVKRGIDTLRGTIKLESQHGKGTSVLIKLPLTLAIIDGLQVEVAKEQFVIPLSAVEECVELDRFGSNFGENGAMLNLRGEAVPFIRLRNWFDQDGELPDIEQVVIVTIQEQRIGLAVDKVIGQHQTVIKSLGRVYRELEGISGATINGDGTMALILDVQALVGAAVQNAVRPEGLVGA
- a CDS encoding response regulator encodes the protein MSKRIMTVDDSSSVRQMVGFTLKDAGYEVLEAVDGKDALTKLSGTVDMIITDLNMPNMDGIELIRQVRSLPDYKFIPIVMLTTESQADKKQAGKDAGATGWIVKPFKPEQLLAVVKKVVR